From the genome of Psychrilyobacter atlanticus DSM 19335, one region includes:
- a CDS encoding NUDIX hydrolase gives MEIKFYNQNAVDKKKYSVIIPLYEGKLVLVKHEERDTLELPGGHIEKGETAEMAAKRELYEESGATSFELTYLCDYSVERDGDLNYGSVFMAAINKFGDLPNFEMEDKILVEEIPSNLTYPEIQGEFIKRYLVKSGEKFEFKGEKI, from the coding sequence ATGGAGATAAAATTTTATAATCAAAATGCTGTGGATAAAAAAAAATATTCGGTAATCATTCCCCTGTACGAAGGAAAATTAGTTTTAGTGAAACATGAAGAGAGAGACACCCTGGAGCTGCCTGGGGGACACATTGAAAAAGGTGAAACAGCAGAGATGGCAGCCAAGAGAGAATTGTATGAAGAAAGTGGTGCAACTAGTTTTGAGCTGACTTACCTGTGTGACTATAGTGTAGAGAGAGATGGAGACTTAAATTATGGTAGTGTCTTTATGGCTGCGATAAACAAGTTTGGTGACCTTCCTAATTTTGAGATGGAGGATAAAATCCTGGTGGAAGAAATTCCTTCAAACTTAACCTATCCAGAGATCCAGGGAGAATTTATAAAAAGATATTTAGTAAAAAGTGGAGAAAAATTTGAATTTAAAGGTGAAAAAATTTAG
- a CDS encoding pentapeptide repeat-containing protein — translation MLQSRDLSGDLRKANLRNADLSYVNLRNLDLSYADLRNTDLRNANLTNVNLTCADLRDINLADTHFIYADLSYANLSGVDFNNTDLSYTNLRNANLSGAKLTANILRGANLCGVNLTNADLANTNLTGTNLTRANLVLANLSNSDLSNSNLRSADLSGANLRNADLRNVNLRDADLSGANLSGVNLSGADLIGAKFDVVVE, via the coding sequence ATGTTACAGTCTAGGGATTTAAGTGGGGATTTGAGGAAAGCAAATTTACGTAATGCAGATCTAAGTTATGTTAATCTAAGAAATCTGGATTTGAGTTATGCTGATTTACGTAATACTGATTTACGTAATGCAAATTTAACTAATGTAAACTTAACTTGTGCTGATCTGCGTGATATCAATTTAGCGGATACTCATTTTATTTATGCCGACTTAAGCTATGCAAATTTATCCGGTGTTGATTTTAATAATACAGATTTAAGTTATACAAATTTACGTAACGCAAATTTATCCGGTGCAAAATTAACTGCTAATATTTTACGTGGTGCAAATTTATGTGGTGTAAATTTAACTAACGCTGATTTAGCCAATACTAATTTAACCGGAACTAATTTAACTAGAGCAAATTTAGTTCTTGCTAACTTGAGTAACTCTGACTTAAGTAATTCAAATTTAAGGAGTGCCGATTTAAGTGGTGCGAATTTAAGGAATGCCGATTTAAGGAATGTAAATTTAAGAGACGCCGATTTAAGTGGTGCAAACTTAAGTGGTGTAAATTTAAGTGGTGCTGATCTAATCGGTGCCAAGTTTGATGTTGTTGTCGAATAA
- a CDS encoding histidine phosphatase family protein, with protein sequence MLRIHFVRHGQTEWNVIKKLQGHLNSPLTEEGVDQTELLYEKLKYVDFNKIYTSPQGRALHTARILKGKKDIEILELQEIMEMGFGDVEGLEKEKFKEKHPEAFMNLWTDAVKYNPNDFSGESFIEVEKRAIEGLGKLVDENKTGDIMVVSHGMILKVIFGYVLGHGLDKFWIDPVPQNTSVTTISYSAGKFKMENFSNIDHLENVEEISYI encoded by the coding sequence ATGTTAAGAATACATTTTGTTAGACATGGACAGACCGAATGGAACGTTATAAAAAAATTACAGGGGCATCTTAATTCGCCATTGACCGAGGAGGGAGTAGATCAGACAGAACTTCTCTATGAAAAGCTAAAATATGTTGATTTCAATAAGATCTATACCAGCCCCCAAGGAAGAGCACTTCATACTGCGAGAATCTTAAAGGGAAAAAAAGATATAGAGATTCTGGAATTGCAAGAGATTATGGAGATGGGATTTGGAGATGTAGAAGGTCTGGAAAAAGAAAAATTTAAAGAGAAACATCCAGAAGCTTTTATGAATTTATGGACTGATGCTGTAAAATATAATCCCAATGATTTTTCTGGAGAATCTTTTATAGAGGTAGAAAAAAGAGCTATAGAAGGGCTAGGTAAATTAGTGGATGAAAATAAAACAGGAGATATCATGGTAGTCAGTCATGGGATGATATTGAAGGTTATATTTGGTTATGTATTAGGTCATGGTTTGGATAAATTCTGGATAGATCCGGTACCTCAAAATACCAGTGTGACAACTATAAGTTATAGTGCCGGTAAATTTAAGATGGAAAATTTTTCTAATATAGATCATTTAGAAAATGTAGAAGAAATAAGCTATATATAG
- the lpdA gene encoding dihydrolipoyl dehydrogenase: MYDLIVLGGGPGGYVASIKASQLGMKVAIIEKNKYGGVCLNVGCIPTKTMLKSSRLFSDMLEAEKFGIDIEGSFNINWKNVIKRKDKVVNKLVAGVEFLLKKNKIDMFNGVGKVINKNTVEVGGKKIVCKNLLICTGSNARIPEIEGAKEALDSGYLMTSTEILNIREIPQRLTVIGGGVIGIEFAILFASLGTKVTIIQRSGRILDALDKDVIKEITEVLEEKNVEIVYNTNTNYIGTDYIEYTTNEKKVKLEGDKVLVCIGRAPNLKGIKNLNLEIERGAIKTNNKMETSINGVYAAGDVNGIMQLAHVASHEGVIAVENMFGEDLKIDYNKAPYCIYTFPEVAGVGLTEREAKKQYPNEIKVSKFPLSVNGKALAEGEARGFVKIIATKKYDEVIGVHIVASHATDMISEIVTTMELEGTAKEITRAIHPHPTMSEAVVESAMGIVDKAIHI, encoded by the coding sequence ATGTATGACTTAATTGTCCTTGGGGGAGGTCCTGGAGGTTATGTAGCTAGTATAAAAGCAAGTCAACTGGGAATGAAAGTAGCTATAATAGAAAAAAATAAATATGGAGGAGTTTGTTTAAATGTTGGGTGTATTCCTACTAAAACAATGTTAAAGTCATCGAGGCTTTTCAGTGACATGTTAGAAGCTGAAAAATTTGGAATAGATATAGAGGGCAGCTTTAATATAAATTGGAAAAACGTTATAAAAAGAAAAGACAAAGTGGTAAATAAACTTGTTGCAGGAGTAGAATTTCTACTAAAAAAAAATAAAATTGATATGTTTAATGGAGTAGGAAAGGTCATCAATAAAAATACAGTAGAAGTTGGTGGTAAAAAAATAGTATGTAAAAATTTACTTATTTGTACAGGATCAAATGCTAGGATTCCAGAGATAGAAGGAGCAAAAGAAGCTCTAGATAGCGGCTATCTAATGACCAGTACAGAAATTTTAAATATTAGAGAGATCCCTCAAAGATTAACAGTAATAGGAGGAGGAGTAATAGGAATAGAGTTCGCTATACTCTTCGCTTCTTTGGGGACAAAGGTTACCATAATCCAAAGAAGTGGAAGGATCCTTGATGCTCTAGATAAAGATGTAATCAAAGAAATCACAGAAGTTTTAGAAGAAAAAAATGTAGAAATAGTCTATAACACCAATACAAATTACATAGGAACTGATTATATTGAGTATACTACCAATGAAAAAAAAGTGAAATTAGAAGGAGATAAAGTTTTAGTTTGTATAGGAAGAGCACCTAATTTAAAAGGAATAAAAAATTTAAATTTAGAGATTGAAAGAGGGGCCATAAAAACAAACAATAAGATGGAGACCAGTATAAATGGAGTTTATGCTGCTGGGGATGTCAATGGAATTATGCAGTTAGCACATGTGGCTTCCCATGAAGGAGTAATAGCAGTTGAAAACATGTTTGGAGAGGATCTAAAAATAGATTATAATAAAGCCCCTTACTGTATCTATACATTTCCAGAAGTAGCAGGTGTAGGGCTCACTGAAAGGGAAGCTAAAAAACAATATCCAAATGAAATTAAAGTTTCTAAATTTCCTCTATCTGTTAATGGAAAAGCACTAGCTGAAGGGGAAGCTAGGGGGTTTGTAAAAATAATAGCTACTAAAAAATATGATGAAGTTATAGGAGTCCATATTGTTGCAAGTCATGCAACTGATATGATCAGTGAGATAGTTACTACCATGGAATTAGAAGGAACTGCCAAGGAGATCACTCGAGCTATCCATCCTCACCCAACAATGTCTGAAGCTGTTGTAGAATCCGCCATGGGGATAGTGGATAAAGCCATTCATATTTAA
- a CDS encoding zinc ribbon-containing protein, producing the protein MYVAGEKPGLGTYMCMMCHLELITETDNEELPRCPDCEGGIYKKVD; encoded by the coding sequence ATGTATGTCGCAGGTGAAAAACCAGGTTTAGGTACCTATATGTGCATGATGTGTCACTTGGAACTTATAACAGAGACTGACAATGAGGAATTGCCAAGATGTCCAGATTGTGAAGGTGGAATCTATAAAAAGGTGGATTAG
- a CDS encoding VOC family protein produces the protein MEISKQPIFKNIDCVQFYIPNLEDGLKYYCNKLGLKIIWKSDSAIGLGMCEGIAEIVIQNERKAQEIDIKVESVIDTIVEIKRAGGEIICGPFDIKIGKCAVVKDPWGNQYVILDATKGIFITDGEGNIVGQSTTSIKNIG, from the coding sequence ATGGAAATATCAAAACAACCAATATTTAAAAATATAGACTGTGTGCAATTTTATATTCCTAATTTAGAAGATGGATTAAAATATTATTGCAATAAACTTGGATTGAAAATTATATGGAAATCCGATTCAGCGATAGGTCTTGGAATGTGTGAAGGAATAGCAGAAATTGTTATTCAAAATGAGCGAAAGGCACAAGAAATTGACATTAAAGTAGAATCAGTGATAGATACAATTGTAGAAATAAAAAGAGCAGGTGGAGAAATTATATGTGGACCTTTTGATATAAAAATAGGTAAATGTGCTGTTGTAAAAGACCCTTGGGGTAATCAATATGTAATATTAGATGCTACAAAAGGTATTTTTATTACTGATGGTGAAGGGAATATTGTTGGACAAAGCACTACCTCAATCAAAAATATTGGTTAA
- the ilvA gene encoding threonine ammonia-lyase, translating into MHKVRLEDIQMAQKVLKPVIKDTCLLECKELSKITGGNVYLKTENLQLTGSFKIRGAFNKISNLSEAEKAAGVIASSAGNHAQGVALSATKLGIKSTIVMPEIAPLAKVAATKNFGAEVVLHGSVYDDAYAKACEIQKETGATFLHPFDDKFVIAGQGTIGLEILDQLEDVDVVLVPIGGGGILAGISTAIKAIKPSVKIIGVEAAHAPCMKSAIEKGEVYTIDSKATIADGIAVRRAGELTYEIIKENVDEFVTVTEAEIARAVLLLLEKGKIVAEGAGAVSVAALLNSDLDLKGKNIVSVISGGNLDVNLMERIINKALIGENRRYTLKVKLVDKAGEMTKLLGLIAELKANILTLNQTMYKNSLAIGEQEVKLTLETFDKEHTDKIVEKLTEEGYEILG; encoded by the coding sequence ATGCATAAAGTAAGATTAGAAGATATTCAAATGGCACAAAAAGTTTTAAAACCGGTTATAAAGGACACATGTTTATTAGAGTGTAAGGAATTAAGTAAGATAACAGGTGGAAATGTTTATTTAAAGACAGAAAACCTTCAGTTAACGGGATCATTTAAGATTAGAGGAGCTTTTAATAAGATAAGCAACCTAAGTGAGGCAGAAAAAGCAGCCGGTGTAATTGCATCTTCAGCTGGAAATCATGCTCAAGGGGTAGCACTTAGTGCAACTAAATTAGGAATAAAATCAACTATAGTGATGCCAGAAATCGCACCACTAGCAAAAGTAGCAGCAACTAAAAACTTTGGTGCAGAGGTAGTATTACACGGTTCTGTATATGATGATGCCTATGCAAAAGCCTGTGAGATCCAAAAAGAAACAGGAGCTACATTCTTACACCCATTCGATGATAAGTTTGTAATTGCAGGACAAGGAACTATCGGATTAGAGATCTTAGATCAATTAGAAGATGTAGATGTAGTTCTTGTACCGATTGGTGGAGGAGGAATCTTAGCTGGAATCTCTACTGCTATAAAAGCTATCAAGCCAAGTGTAAAAATAATTGGTGTAGAAGCAGCTCATGCACCTTGTATGAAGAGTGCAATTGAAAAAGGTGAAGTTTATACAATCGATTCAAAAGCTACAATAGCAGATGGAATTGCTGTAAGAAGAGCTGGAGAGTTAACTTATGAGATCATCAAGGAAAATGTAGATGAATTCGTAACTGTTACAGAAGCTGAGATAGCAAGAGCCGTATTATTATTATTAGAAAAAGGTAAGATAGTAGCAGAGGGAGCTGGAGCAGTATCAGTAGCAGCACTTTTAAACAGCGACTTAGATCTTAAAGGTAAAAATATAGTATCTGTAATATCTGGTGGAAACTTAGATGTTAATCTTATGGAAAGAATCATCAACAAAGCCTTAATTGGTGAAAACAGAAGATATACATTAAAAGTAAAATTAGTGGATAAAGCTGGGGAGATGACTAAATTATTAGGATTAATAGCTGAATTAAAGGCTAATATCTTAACTTTAAATCAAACAATGTATAAAAATTCCCTTGCAATTGGTGAGCAGGAAGTAAAACTTACACTGGAAACTTTTGATAAGGAACATACTGATAAAATTGTAGAAAAATTAACAGAAGAAGGATATGAAATATTAGGTTAA
- the rpiB gene encoding ribose 5-phosphate isomerase B — protein sequence MKIAIGSDHGGFELKEKVIKFLTGNGYEILDLGCNSIDSVDYPKYGRLVGEAVVEKKADKGIVICGTGIGISIAANKVKGVRAALCTNTTMARLTREHNDANVLSMGARMVGDILALEMVDVFLTTEFEGGRHQKRIDQLEG from the coding sequence ATGAAAATAGCTATTGGTAGTGATCACGGTGGATTCGAATTAAAGGAAAAAGTAATAAAATTTTTAACAGGGAATGGATATGAAATTTTAGATCTAGGATGTAATTCTATAGATTCTGTAGATTATCCTAAATATGGAAGATTAGTAGGAGAAGCAGTAGTTGAAAAAAAAGCCGATAAAGGAATTGTAATCTGTGGAACTGGAATAGGGATATCTATTGCTGCAAATAAAGTGAAGGGTGTAAGAGCTGCACTATGCACAAATACAACAATGGCTAGATTAACTCGTGAACATAATGATGCTAACGTATTATCTATGGGTGCAAGAATGGTAGGAGATATCTTAGCTTTAGAGATGGTAGATGTTTTCTTAACTACTGAATTTGAAGGTGGAAGACACCAGAAAAGAATAGATCAATTAGAAGGGTAG
- a CDS encoding histidine triad nucleotide-binding protein, which yields MSTLFTKIINREIPASIVYETEKVIAFNDINPQAPVHVLVVPKKEIPTLNDIEAKDCEYLMEMYKAIKEITKDLKIAEDGYRVITNCNSHGGQEVFHLHFHILGGEALGSMVSSK from the coding sequence ATGAGTACATTATTTACAAAAATAATTAACAGAGAAATTCCGGCATCCATAGTATATGAAACGGAGAAGGTGATTGCTTTTAATGATATCAATCCCCAAGCACCGGTTCATGTTTTGGTAGTTCCTAAAAAAGAAATACCTACATTAAATGATATTGAAGCAAAAGACTGTGAATATCTAATGGAGATGTATAAGGCTATAAAGGAAATTACTAAAGATTTAAAGATTGCAGAGGATGGATATAGAGTAATAACCAATTGCAATAGCCACGGGGGGCAGGAAGTCTTTCATTTACACTTTCATATCTTAGGTGGAGAAGCATTAGGTTCTATGGTATCTTCAAAGTAA
- a CDS encoding uracil-DNA glycosylase — translation MNLDRNKFLEDNKIHDSYHEFFTLEVIQEIEKIMEVISNYTPVNSDIFKVFRDDLSKVKVVLLAMDPYPQKGVATGLAFEVEKDSWMDKGVNTSLKNMVKLIYKTYMGEIPGIDKLRQEINDKTFDILPPNELFKSWESQGVLLLNTALTVEVGNSGSHIKLWGNFTEKLIGFIEEKNNNIIFLLWGAKAGKYRKYIEKSQVIEHNHPAICGNLKNPKDFLNGESFEKTRDLIRWTGKITT, via the coding sequence TTGAACTTAGATAGAAATAAATTTTTAGAGGATAATAAAATTCATGATAGCTATCATGAATTTTTTACTTTAGAGGTAATACAGGAAATAGAGAAGATAATGGAAGTAATCAGTAACTACACTCCTGTGAACTCAGATATATTTAAAGTGTTTAGAGATGATTTGAGCAAGGTAAAGGTAGTGCTTCTGGCCATGGACCCATACCCACAGAAAGGAGTGGCGACAGGCTTAGCATTTGAAGTGGAGAAGGATTCATGGATGGACAAGGGAGTAAATACCTCATTAAAAAATATGGTGAAATTAATCTATAAAACTTATATGGGAGAGATCCCTGGAATAGACAAACTAAGACAGGAAATAAATGATAAAACCTTTGACATCCTTCCGCCAAATGAATTGTTTAAGTCCTGGGAGTCCCAAGGGGTGCTCCTTTTAAATACTGCACTGACAGTTGAAGTAGGAAACTCTGGAAGTCATATTAAATTATGGGGGAATTTCACAGAAAAACTTATAGGATTTATAGAGGAAAAAAATAATAATATTATTTTTTTACTTTGGGGAGCTAAAGCAGGAAAATATAGAAAGTATATTGAAAAATCCCAAGTGATAGAGCACAATCATCCAGCTATCTGTGGAAATTTAAAAAATCCAAAAGATTTTTTAAATGGCGAGAGTTTTGAAAAAACACGAGATCTGATTCGGTGGACAGGAAAGATAACGACTTAG
- a CDS encoding YbaK/EbsC family protein: MSVQSVKEYFKDNNLPLKIIETTEDTSTVEKAAKALGVQPDMIAKTLAFELKEKEILILTKGRAKTDNRKFKDYFKQKPKFVKYEKVEEVTGHPIGGVCPFGLPKKLDIYLDISLKEFTTVYPAGGSPNSAVEIDVEYLAEVTKGIWIDITKDETI, encoded by the coding sequence ATGAGTGTTCAGAGTGTGAAAGAATATTTTAAAGATAATAACCTGCCTTTAAAGATCATTGAAACCACAGAAGATACCTCTACTGTAGAAAAAGCAGCAAAAGCTTTAGGTGTTCAGCCAGATATGATAGCTAAAACTTTAGCGTTTGAATTGAAAGAAAAAGAAATTTTAATTTTAACTAAAGGTCGTGCCAAGACAGATAATAGAAAGTTTAAAGATTATTTTAAACAAAAACCTAAGTTTGTTAAGTATGAAAAAGTAGAAGAGGTTACGGGTCACCCTATAGGAGGCGTATGTCCCTTTGGTCTGCCTAAAAAATTAGATATATACTTGGATATATCTTTGAAGGAGTTTACCACTGTATATCCAGCTGGAGGTTCTCCTAACTCTGCTGTAGAGATAGATGTAGAATATCTGGCAGAGGTAACTAAGGGCATTTGGATAGATATTACTAAGGATGAAACGATATAA
- a CDS encoding alanine/glycine:cation symporter family protein, translated as MEVIINGLNSIVWSPVLVYLCLGAGLFFTLKTSGVQFMMIKEMIRLLLGKDVQGREKSENSISGFEAMCMSVSGRVGTGNIAGVATAIALGGPGSIFWLWVISLLGAASSYVESTLGQLYKEKFEGGYRGGPAYYFKKGLLGGKTWYGNLFAMSTVLAMLICMPSTQSNVIAGSLKTAVGVPQWMTGLIIVGFLSVIVFGGAKRLAKFAGIVVPFMAVIYIIIAVIVLALNAGDIIPSLTLIVKSAFGKEEAFAGIAGAAISWGVKRGIYSNEAGQGTGPASAAAADTSHPAKQGLIQAFSIYIDSIFVCTATALMIIITGAYKVFDGATGKTIFAGKGATSSMSMGSVGAANTSTALDIGIGYGAYIVAIAIVFFAFTTLLAFFWNGDTALVYLTKGSEKGKKVRFVSKLVYLGFTFSGSVAAGGMAWTFGDIGIGIMAWINIVGILIMHKPAIACLKDYKLRMKENREDEWDFNPNKIGIEGNFSVWDEIRREGRDTVIVEEGAAELKIS; from the coding sequence ATGGAAGTTATAATTAATGGGTTAAATAGTATTGTTTGGTCACCGGTGCTTGTATATCTTTGTTTAGGTGCAGGGTTGTTTTTTACTTTAAAAACAAGTGGTGTTCAATTTATGATGATTAAAGAGATGATAAGATTACTATTGGGAAAAGATGTTCAAGGTAGAGAGAAATCAGAAAATTCAATAAGTGGATTTGAAGCCATGTGTATGTCTGTATCCGGAAGGGTAGGAACTGGAAATATTGCAGGAGTAGCTACAGCCATAGCATTAGGAGGACCTGGGTCGATATTCTGGTTATGGGTGATTTCATTGTTAGGGGCTGCATCATCATATGTGGAATCTACATTGGGACAATTATATAAAGAAAAATTTGAAGGTGGATATAGAGGAGGACCTGCTTATTACTTTAAAAAAGGGTTATTAGGCGGGAAAACTTGGTATGGAAATTTATTTGCAATGTCTACAGTGTTAGCTATGTTGATATGTATGCCGTCTACTCAATCAAATGTAATCGCAGGAAGTTTAAAGACAGCAGTAGGAGTTCCTCAATGGATGACAGGATTAATTATTGTAGGATTCTTAAGTGTTATTGTTTTTGGAGGAGCGAAAAGATTAGCGAAGTTTGCTGGTATAGTAGTTCCATTTATGGCAGTAATATATATCATCATTGCAGTGATAGTGCTGGCACTTAATGCCGGGGATATCATCCCATCATTAACTTTAATAGTTAAATCTGCATTTGGAAAAGAAGAAGCTTTTGCAGGAATTGCAGGTGCAGCAATATCTTGGGGTGTAAAAAGAGGTATTTATTCGAATGAAGCAGGGCAGGGAACGGGACCAGCTTCAGCAGCAGCAGCAGATACATCACATCCTGCTAAACAAGGATTGATACAAGCATTTTCTATCTATATTGACTCAATATTTGTATGTACAGCTACAGCTTTGATGATTATTATTACAGGAGCATATAAGGTCTTTGATGGAGCTACCGGTAAGACAATATTTGCAGGAAAGGGTGCAACTTCTAGTATGAGTATGGGATCAGTAGGAGCCGCTAATACATCTACAGCATTAGATATAGGTATTGGATATGGTGCATATATAGTTGCCATAGCCATAGTATTCTTTGCCTTTACTACATTATTAGCATTTTTCTGGAATGGAGATACAGCGTTAGTATATTTAACTAAGGGTAGTGAAAAAGGTAAAAAAGTCAGATTTGTTTCAAAGTTAGTATATCTTGGATTTACATTTTCAGGTTCTGTAGCAGCAGGAGGAATGGCTTGGACTTTTGGAGATATAGGGATAGGAATAATGGCCTGGATAAATATAGTAGGAATTTTAATAATGCATAAACCAGCAATTGCCTGCCTGAAAGATTATAAATTAAGAATGAAAGAAAATAGAGAAGATGAGTGGGACTTTAATCCAAATAAGATTGGGATAGAAGGAAATTTTTCTGTATGGGATGAAATAAGAAGAGAGGGAAGAGACACAGTAATAGTTGAAGAAGGCGCAGCAGAACTGAAGATATCATAA
- a CDS encoding NUDIX hydrolase, translated as MKKKWHKHYGVYGIVYENSKMLLINKVKGPYINRFDLPGGSLTEDESIIQHLKREFIEETGYEIEVLEHLGIQDFKIKEAYLHYQFIHHIAIFYSVKLKEKVRDISNEINVYGNNEINDSAGICWKNLNELSIENSSPLVMKILSEEKINFNNKDFPSDLIKYDSWKRK; from the coding sequence ATGAAAAAAAAGTGGCATAAACATTATGGTGTCTATGGAATAGTTTATGAAAATTCTAAAATGTTATTGATAAATAAAGTAAAAGGACCGTATATTAATAGATTTGATCTGCCAGGGGGAAGTTTAACTGAAGATGAATCTATTATTCAACATCTAAAAAGAGAATTTATAGAAGAAACAGGTTATGAAATAGAAGTTTTAGAACATCTAGGAATACAAGATTTTAAAATCAAAGAAGCATATTTACACTATCAATTTATTCATCATATAGCTATATTTTATTCAGTAAAATTAAAAGAAAAAGTTAGAGATATCTCCAATGAAATTAATGTTTATGGAAACAACGAAATCAATGATTCCGCTGGGATATGCTGGAAAAATCTAAATGAGCTGTCAATTGAAAATTCATCTCCACTTGTAATGAAAATATTATCAGAAGAGAAAATAAATTTTAATAATAAAGATTTTCCCAGTGATTTAATAAAATATGATAGCTGGAAAAGAAAATAA
- a CDS encoding zinc-ribbon domain-containing protein → MFFIGVFGIGQKRKILKEVKFKCTGCMEEKAVLIQQSKSFDLFFIPVYHWDKVYLINCLSCGSLYRVKEEKINKIIESSKVEYDDIEDIIYEQVSCPMCGNRIDKSFKYCPKCGKEL, encoded by the coding sequence ATGTTTTTTATAGGAGTTTTTGGAATTGGACAAAAAAGAAAAATACTTAAAGAAGTAAAGTTTAAATGTACAGGATGCATGGAAGAAAAGGCGGTTTTAATTCAACAAAGTAAAAGTTTTGATTTGTTTTTTATTCCTGTATATCATTGGGATAAAGTATATTTAATAAACTGTTTGTCGTGTGGAAGTTTATATAGAGTCAAAGAAGAAAAAATCAATAAAATAATTGAGAGTTCTAAGGTAGAATATGATGATATAGAAGATATTATCTATGAGCAAGTTAGCTGTCCAATGTGTGGCAACAGAATAGATAAAAGTTTTAAATATTGTCCAAAATGTGGAAAGGAATTATAA
- a CDS encoding GNAT family N-acetyltransferase — protein MEQNIKLRKLMMKDLESYLELNKPEREHHKYNGPYFEQSTLNELEELVENYRNKFLNGEENVKAGKMIVNSDNDELIGAVNSYWKSKETLWMEIGVVIFNENYWGKGIGYDALKMWISEVFNENPKIVRLGLTTWSGNERMMKLSEKLGMKKEATYRKARILDNKYYDSVSYGILREEWEERM, from the coding sequence ATGGAACAAAATATTAAACTTAGAAAATTAATGATGAAAGATTTAGAGAGCTACTTAGAATTAAATAAGCCAGAAAGAGAACATCATAAATATAATGGGCCATATTTTGAGCAGTCAACATTAAATGAATTAGAAGAGTTAGTTGAAAACTATAGAAATAAATTTTTAAATGGGGAAGAAAATGTTAAGGCAGGAAAGATGATTGTCAACTCCGATAACGATGAATTAATCGGGGCGGTAAATTCTTATTGGAAATCTAAAGAAACATTATGGATGGAAATAGGAGTTGTTATATTTAATGAAAATTATTGGGGTAAAGGAATAGGTTATGACGCATTAAAGATGTGGATATCTGAGGTGTTTAATGAAAACCCTAAAATTGTAAGGCTCGGTCTTACAACTTGGTCAGGAAATGAGCGGATGATGAAATTATCAGAAAAATTAGGGATGAAAAAGGAAGCAACTTATAGAAAAGCCCGTATTCTAGATAATAAATATTATGATTCTGTAAGTTATGGTATCTTGAGAGAAGAGTGGGAAGAACGGATGTAA